Proteins encoded within one genomic window of Schaalia sp. HMT-172:
- a CDS encoding cytochrome ubiquinol oxidase subunit I, protein MTLAQTALDAVTVGRWQFGVTTVYHFVLVPLTIGLSLLVAIMQTAWHRTGKEYWLQATRFFGKLLLINFALGVATGIVQEFQFGMNWSEYSRFVGDIFGAPLAVEALLAFFLESTFLGLWIFGWGRLSKGIHLATIWCVALGTMFSAAWILAANAWMQHPVGARFNPETGRAELDGAGGFLKLITSGVYLSEYSHVITSAWLVAGSFVAGIAIWWMVRASREGSDEAVAQARDVWRPIARFGLIVVLIGGLGTVASGHIQGQEMVEAQPMKMAAAEGICMDTDGAAFTVAQFGSCPLGEDGTQPTQFIKVPGVASFMSHNSFSATSEGVADVQERMVELLNSDPNFTAKYGDASQYDFRPPQMVTFWSFRFMIGLGMVAFLLAAWGLWATRGGRASSNQWLSRLALLNLPLPFLAASFGWIFTEMGRQPWVVVPNLQALSAGSDLGSVNMMTDMGISPNVPAGQMLTSLILFTLLYGVLGVMWYILMKRYAVEGIHSSKADKAEDETPTDLSFGY, encoded by the coding sequence ATGACCCTCGCGCAAACAGCGCTCGACGCGGTCACCGTCGGACGATGGCAGTTCGGTGTTACCACCGTCTACCACTTCGTCCTCGTACCGCTGACGATCGGCCTGTCCCTGCTGGTCGCCATCATGCAAACCGCGTGGCACCGCACCGGCAAGGAATACTGGCTGCAAGCAACCCGTTTCTTCGGCAAGCTCCTCCTCATCAACTTCGCTCTCGGCGTCGCCACCGGCATCGTGCAGGAGTTCCAGTTCGGCATGAACTGGTCCGAGTACTCCCGCTTCGTCGGCGACATCTTTGGCGCCCCTCTGGCTGTCGAGGCCCTCCTGGCCTTCTTCCTCGAATCCACCTTCCTCGGACTGTGGATCTTCGGCTGGGGCCGCCTCTCCAAGGGCATCCACCTGGCGACCATCTGGTGCGTCGCCCTGGGCACCATGTTCTCCGCGGCCTGGATTCTTGCGGCCAACGCGTGGATGCAGCACCCCGTGGGCGCCCGCTTCAACCCCGAAACCGGCCGCGCCGAGCTCGACGGCGCCGGCGGCTTCCTCAAGCTCATCACCTCGGGCGTCTACCTGTCCGAGTACTCCCACGTCATCACCTCCGCGTGGCTGGTTGCCGGTTCCTTCGTGGCCGGAATCGCGATCTGGTGGATGGTGCGCGCTTCCCGTGAGGGCAGCGACGAGGCCGTGGCACAGGCACGCGACGTGTGGCGTCCCATCGCCCGCTTCGGTCTGATCGTCGTCCTCATCGGCGGCCTCGGCACCGTCGCCTCCGGCCACATCCAGGGCCAGGAGATGGTCGAGGCCCAGCCCATGAAGATGGCCGCAGCAGAAGGCATCTGCATGGACACCGACGGCGCCGCATTTACCGTCGCCCAGTTCGGGTCCTGCCCCCTCGGTGAGGACGGCACGCAGCCGACCCAGTTCATCAAGGTCCCGGGTGTCGCCTCCTTCATGTCCCACAACTCCTTCTCCGCAACCTCCGAGGGCGTCGCCGACGTCCAGGAGCGCATGGTGGAGCTGCTCAACTCCGACCCGAATTTCACCGCCAAGTACGGCGATGCTTCGCAGTATGACTTCCGTCCGCCGCAGATGGTGACCTTCTGGTCCTTCCGCTTCATGATCGGCCTGGGCATGGTGGCCTTCCTGCTGGCGGCGTGGGGCCTGTGGGCCACCCGCGGTGGTCGGGCCTCGTCCAACCAGTGGCTGAGCCGCCTCGCGCTCCTCAACCTGCCGCTGCCCTTCCTGGCGGCCTCCTTCGGCTGGATCTTCACCGAGATGGGTCGCCAGCCGTGGGTCGTCGTCCCGAACCTGCAGGCGCTGTCCGCAGGCTCCGACCTGGGTTCCGTCAACATGATGACCGACATGGGTATCTCCCCCAACGTTCCCGCTGGCCAGATGCTCACCTCGCTCATCCTGTTCACCCTGCTGTACGGCGTCCTCGGCGTCATGTGGTACATCCTCATGAAGCGCTACGCCGTCGAGGGCATCCACTCGTCGAAGGCCGACAAGGCTGAGGACGAGACACCGACCGACCTGTCCTTCGGATACTGA
- the cydB gene encoding cytochrome d ubiquinol oxidase subunit II, translating into MTLSILWFVLIAVLWTVYLILEGFDFGVGMLLPFVAKGDRERTQTVRTIGPHWDGNEVWLLTAGGATFAAFPEWYATMFSGMYLALFLILVCLIVRVMALEWRSKVATEKWRHAWDWAHTISAWLVPILLGVAFANFVQGMRIEVVDVATGTVIDPTLVNQSLATATHQLTGGFFSLLTPYTILGGLAVMAVCLAHGAQFLALKTTGEVRDRANAIAAPATIAATVLAAAWLMWGQFAYTTNVLAWIPLVVAALAIIASTALSQASLRREGLSFVASSVAIAATVAWVFASMAPAVQKSSINPAYSLTIDQASSSDATLTVMTIVTVCLLPIVLAYIAWSYWTFRGRVGTEDVTTRTGLLMKKIRLGENFLAG; encoded by the coding sequence ATGACTCTGTCTATCCTGTGGTTCGTTCTCATCGCCGTTCTGTGGACGGTCTACCTGATCCTCGAGGGCTTCGACTTCGGCGTCGGCATGCTCCTCCCCTTCGTCGCCAAGGGCGACCGTGAGCGCACCCAGACCGTGCGCACGATCGGCCCCCACTGGGACGGCAACGAGGTGTGGCTGCTCACCGCCGGAGGCGCGACTTTCGCCGCGTTCCCCGAGTGGTACGCGACCATGTTCTCGGGCATGTATCTCGCCCTGTTCCTGATCCTCGTCTGCCTGATCGTGCGCGTCATGGCGCTCGAGTGGCGCTCCAAGGTCGCCACCGAGAAGTGGCGTCACGCCTGGGACTGGGCGCACACGATCAGCGCGTGGCTCGTCCCGATCCTGCTGGGCGTCGCTTTCGCGAACTTCGTCCAGGGTATGCGCATTGAGGTCGTTGACGTGGCCACCGGCACCGTTATCGACCCGACGCTGGTCAACCAGTCGCTGGCAACCGCGACGCACCAGCTGACTGGCGGTTTCTTCTCGCTGCTCACGCCCTACACCATCCTGGGTGGTCTGGCCGTTATGGCCGTGTGCCTGGCGCACGGCGCGCAGTTCCTGGCGCTGAAGACGACGGGCGAGGTCCGCGACCGCGCCAACGCGATTGCCGCACCCGCGACGATCGCCGCGACCGTCCTGGCCGCCGCGTGGCTGATGTGGGGCCAGTTCGCCTACACGACGAACGTTCTGGCATGGATCCCGCTCGTCGTCGCCGCCCTGGCGATCATCGCCTCGACCGCCCTGTCGCAGGCGTCGCTGCGCCGCGAGGGCTTGTCCTTCGTGGCTTCCTCCGTGGCGATCGCCGCCACGGTGGCTTGGGTGTTCGCGTCGATGGCTCCCGCCGTCCAGAAGTCCTCGATCAACCCGGCATATTCGCTGACGATTGATCAGGCCTCCTCTTCGGACGCGACGCTGACCGTCATGACGATCGTGACCGTCTGCCTCCTGCCCATCGTTCTGGCCTACATCGCCTGGTCCTACTGGACTTTCCGTGGCCGCGTGGGCACTGAGGACGTGACCACCCGGACGGGTCTGCTCATGAAGAAGATCCGCCTGGGCGAGAACTTCCTCGCCGGCTGA
- the cydD gene encoding thiol reductant ABC exporter subunit CydD, whose product MRPFDPRLLRYARSARGPIALTALLGTITALLVLAQALLISAALSPVVSGTASLGDVASVIAGIGAVFACRALVVAGREAIAARAATRAVTELRRRVIDASIALGPRWRATNGAQTATLLATGLEDLRPYFVSFLPQLVLVCTVTPAALGVILLLDFWSALIALLVVPLIPIFMILIGRFTQAASEDKLESMKRLTAQLLDLMSGLPTLRALGREKGPRAHLRKLGEANTKATMATLRVAFLSGGVLEFLTTLSVALVAVEVGMRLVFGDISLFHGLAVIMLAPEVFEPLRQVGAQFHASANGVTASRAAFDIIEQAQDVAAPGTSPSPDMSTTAIVLDGVGVRARGAWGPAPTDGVIRPGTITALAGPSGAGKSTLVACLLADVAPDAGRIVLRPQASNPRGDDLALTDVDPVSWRSGLSWVPQSPTLIPGSILDNMAGLPLADLEEAARATGFDAVLATAPHGWDSTIGSGGVGLSVGQRQRLALTRALAARSRVVILDEPTAHLDAVSEETVVRAITTMREEGRTVIVIAHRAAIIGVADTIIDVASEDEEALA is encoded by the coding sequence GTGCGTCCCTTTGATCCTCGCTTACTGCGCTACGCCCGTTCGGCTCGCGGTCCCATCGCGCTGACGGCGCTCCTGGGTACGATCACGGCCCTGCTGGTGCTGGCCCAGGCTCTGCTGATTTCCGCCGCCCTCTCCCCCGTCGTGTCGGGGACGGCGTCACTGGGCGACGTGGCGAGTGTTATCGCCGGCATCGGGGCGGTGTTCGCGTGCCGCGCCCTGGTTGTCGCCGGGCGCGAGGCGATCGCCGCGCGCGCCGCCACCAGGGCCGTTACCGAGCTACGCAGGCGGGTGATCGACGCCTCCATCGCCCTCGGTCCGCGGTGGAGGGCAACCAACGGCGCCCAGACGGCGACGCTCCTGGCCACGGGACTGGAGGACTTGCGCCCCTACTTCGTTTCCTTCCTCCCTCAGCTGGTGCTCGTGTGCACGGTGACGCCCGCGGCCCTGGGGGTCATTCTCCTCCTGGACTTCTGGTCGGCACTCATCGCCCTCCTCGTCGTCCCGCTCATCCCCATCTTCATGATCCTCATCGGCCGCTTCACTCAGGCCGCCTCCGAGGACAAGCTGGAGTCCATGAAACGTCTGACCGCCCAGCTTCTGGACCTCATGTCGGGCCTGCCCACCCTGCGGGCTCTGGGCCGGGAGAAGGGCCCCCGCGCTCACCTGCGCAAGCTCGGGGAGGCCAACACGAAGGCCACGATGGCGACCCTGCGCGTCGCCTTCCTGTCGGGCGGCGTCCTGGAGTTTCTGACGACCCTGTCGGTCGCGCTCGTCGCCGTCGAGGTCGGTATGCGCCTGGTTTTCGGCGATATCTCTCTCTTCCACGGTCTGGCCGTCATCATGCTGGCCCCCGAGGTCTTCGAGCCTCTGCGCCAGGTCGGCGCCCAGTTCCACGCGTCGGCCAACGGCGTGACCGCCTCGCGCGCCGCCTTCGACATCATCGAGCAGGCGCAGGACGTAGCCGCCCCCGGCACGTCCCCTAGCCCCGACATGTCCACGACGGCGATCGTCCTGGACGGCGTCGGCGTGCGCGCACGGGGAGCCTGGGGCCCTGCCCCCACCGACGGGGTCATCCGGCCCGGCACGATCACGGCCCTCGCGGGCCCCTCCGGCGCGGGCAAGTCCACGCTCGTCGCCTGCCTGCTCGCCGACGTGGCGCCCGACGCCGGGCGCATCGTCCTGAGGCCCCAGGCCTCGAACCCGCGCGGCGACGACCTGGCCCTCACCGACGTCGACCCCGTGTCCTGGCGCTCCGGCCTCTCCTGGGTCCCCCAGTCCCCCACCCTGATCCCGGGTTCGATCCTGGACAACATGGCAGGTCTGCCGCTGGCCGACCTGGAGGAGGCCGCGCGCGCCACCGGCTTCGACGCCGTCCTGGCCACCGCACCCCACGGGTGGGACAGCACGATCGGCTCCGGCGGGGTCGGATTGTCCGTCGGCCAGCGCCAACGCCTGGCGCTCACGCGCGCGCTCGCCGCGCGCTCCCGCGTCGTCATCCTGGACGAGCCGACCGCGCACCTCGACGCCGTCAGCGAGGAGACAGTCGTGCGAGCTATCACCACGATGCGCGAGGAGGGCCGCACGGTCATCGTCATCGCCCACCGCGCCGCCATTATCGGCGTGGCCGACACGATCATCGACGTTGCGTCCGAAGATGAGGAGGCACTGGCATGA
- the cydC gene encoding thiol reductant ABC exporter subunit CydC: protein MRLFLTRSESAALRRCISMLQVSRSGFALSLLLGVGALGSAIALGGTAAWLIARASQQPPVLYLTVAATSVRLFGVSRALARYLARLASHRVALEGMDALRGNLYDRLCLQPAASLSSLRRGDLMTRAGADVDEVGNVVVKTLLPALIALVVGVGTVGAVSFISPAAGLILAVSLVVSGVLAPALIARSVRLAETQGSAARADIAATSLAVLEGATELSLSGTLPQARASLQRAEEELAGAIGRSAQLSALARGLDVVAMGAAVIGALLIGIPQTTSGALAQVLLAVIVLIPLSSFEGAAELAPAAAQLVRSAQAATRICALISEETPEATHKIPGGEPVIEARDLSIGWPEGPTLATGISLTLRPGSSLAIVGASGIGKTTLLATLTGIIPPKEGQALINGVPAWGADRDQVTSLITMTAEDAHVFATSIFENLRVARASLTRDEAGQLLARAGLQEWVSSLPDGIDTLVGSGGTTVSGGERRRLLMARALAAPAPIMTIDEASEHLDATTADRLMDTLLTPSPTRATLVVTHRLSALDKADHVLVLAAPHPGAIAGVAAYGTHKDVLDALPTYRQALDQEEQ, encoded by the coding sequence ATGAGACTCTTCCTGACCCGCTCGGAATCCGCAGCGCTACGCCGGTGCATCTCCATGCTCCAGGTGTCGCGATCGGGCTTTGCCCTCTCGCTACTCCTGGGCGTGGGCGCGCTCGGCTCGGCGATCGCGCTGGGAGGCACCGCGGCGTGGCTCATCGCCCGTGCCTCCCAGCAGCCGCCGGTCCTCTACCTGACCGTCGCGGCCACCTCCGTCCGGCTCTTCGGCGTCTCGCGCGCACTCGCGCGCTACCTGGCGCGCCTGGCCTCCCACCGGGTTGCCCTCGAAGGGATGGACGCGCTGCGCGGCAACCTCTACGACCGCCTGTGCCTCCAGCCCGCCGCCTCGCTGTCGAGTCTGCGACGCGGCGACCTCATGACGCGCGCCGGGGCGGACGTGGACGAGGTCGGCAACGTCGTCGTCAAGACGCTCCTGCCCGCCCTCATCGCCCTCGTCGTCGGCGTGGGCACGGTCGGGGCCGTCTCGTTCATTTCCCCCGCGGCCGGCCTGATCCTTGCCGTGTCCCTCGTCGTCTCGGGCGTCCTCGCTCCCGCGCTCATCGCCCGCTCGGTACGCTTGGCCGAAACCCAGGGGTCGGCCGCACGCGCCGACATCGCGGCCACGAGCCTCGCGGTTCTGGAGGGCGCCACCGAGCTCTCCCTGTCGGGAACGCTCCCTCAGGCACGCGCTTCCCTCCAGCGCGCCGAAGAGGAGCTTGCCGGCGCGATCGGGCGCTCCGCGCAGCTGTCGGCCCTCGCGCGCGGACTCGACGTGGTCGCCATGGGCGCAGCCGTCATCGGCGCGCTCCTCATCGGCATCCCACAGACTACTTCCGGGGCCCTGGCGCAGGTGCTCCTGGCCGTCATCGTTTTGATCCCCCTGTCCTCCTTCGAGGGGGCCGCCGAGCTCGCTCCGGCCGCCGCCCAACTGGTGCGCAGCGCACAGGCAGCGACGCGCATCTGCGCGCTCATCAGCGAGGAAACCCCCGAGGCTACGCACAAAATCCCCGGCGGAGAGCCCGTCATCGAGGCGCGCGACCTGTCGATCGGCTGGCCGGAAGGCCCGACCCTGGCCACCGGCATCTCGCTCACGCTGCGCCCCGGCTCCTCCCTCGCCATCGTGGGCGCCTCCGGCATCGGCAAGACCACCCTGCTCGCAACGCTCACCGGCATCATCCCGCCCAAGGAGGGCCAGGCCCTCATCAACGGCGTCCCCGCGTGGGGCGCGGATCGCGACCAGGTCACGTCCCTCATCACGATGACCGCCGAAGACGCCCACGTCTTCGCGACCTCCATCTTCGAAAACCTGCGCGTCGCCCGAGCCTCCCTCACGAGGGACGAGGCCGGGCAGCTCCTCGCGCGAGCCGGCCTCCAGGAATGGGTCTCCTCCCTGCCAGACGGCATCGACACGCTCGTCGGATCGGGTGGCACCACCGTGTCCGGCGGCGAACGTCGCCGCCTCCTCATGGCCCGCGCCCTGGCCGCCCCCGCCCCCATCATGACGATCGACGAGGCCTCCGAGCACCTTGACGCGACCACCGCCGACAGGCTCATGGACACCCTCCTGACCCCCTCACCGACGCGCGCTACCCTGGTCGTCACGCACAGGCTCAGCGCCCTCGACAAGGCCGACCACGTCCTCGTACTCGCCGCCCCCCACCCCGGAGCCATTGCAGGCGTCGCCGCGTACGGCACCCACAAGGACGTTCTCGACGCCCTCCCCACCTACCGCCAGGCCCTCGATCAGGAGGAACAATGA